From a single Fusobacterium pseudoperiodonticum genomic region:
- a CDS encoding FAD-dependent oxidoreductase yields MKKIYDLNLVERNDVAENTIELIFTKPSDYEFKIGQYTFLNVGEDPQDKNFARALSIASHPDEDLLRFVMRTSDSEFKQRCLAMKKGDSATVTKATGSFGFKFSDKEIVFLISGIGIAPIIPMLMELEKIDYQGKVSLFYSNRTLAKTTYHERLGSYNIKNYNYNPVFTGIQPRINIDLLKEKLDDIYDAHYYIIGTGEFIKTMKTLLEENNISKDNYLVDNFG; encoded by the coding sequence ATGAAAAAAATATATGACTTAAATTTAGTTGAAAGAAATGATGTTGCAGAAAATACTATTGAACTAATTTTCACTAAACCAAGTGATTATGAATTTAAAATAGGGCAATATACATTTTTAAATGTAGGGGAAGATCCTCAAGATAAAAACTTTGCTAGAGCTTTATCTATAGCTTCTCACCCTGATGAAGATCTATTAAGATTTGTTATGAGAACTAGTGATAGTGAATTTAAACAAAGATGTTTAGCTATGAAAAAAGGAGACAGTGCAACTGTTACTAAAGCAACAGGAAGCTTTGGTTTTAAATTCTCTGATAAAGAAATTGTTTTCTTAATTTCAGGTATAGGTATTGCACCAATTATACCAATGCTTATGGAACTTGAAAAAATTGATTATCAAGGTAAGGTTAGCTTATTCTATTCTAATAGAACTTTAGCTAAAACAACTTATCATGAAAGATTAGGAAGCTATAATATTAAAAATTATAACTACAATCCTGTATTCACAGGTATACAACCTAGAATAAACATAGATTTATTAAAAGAAAAATTAGATGACATCTATGATGCTCACTACTATATTATAGGAACTGGTGAATTCATAAAAACTATGAAAACACTTTTAGAGGAAAATAATATCAGCAAAGACAATTATTTAGTTGATAATTTTGGGTAA
- a CDS encoding glutaredoxin domain-containing protein: MIKVYGKENCSKCTSLKGILTDRNIEFEYIEDVKTLMIVASKARIMSAPVIEYNDTVYSMEAFLKVI, from the coding sequence ATGATTAAAGTTTATGGAAAAGAAAACTGTAGTAAATGTACATCTTTAAAAGGGATATTAACAGACAGAAACATTGAATTTGAATATATTGAAGATGTAAAAACACTTATGATAGTTGCTAGTAAAGCAAGAATTATGAGTGCACCAGTAATAGAATACAATGACACAGTCTACTCAATGGAAGCCTTCTTAAAGGTGATCTAA